DNA from Elephas maximus indicus isolate mEleMax1 chromosome 18, mEleMax1 primary haplotype, whole genome shotgun sequence:
GCTTCTTATATAATAAAGCCACAGAACCCTTATCATAGTTATTACAAATAATTTCCCAGTTTGAATTTGacatttaattttattcatcATTTTTGACATACAGTTATATAACGGAATTTATCAATTTCAAACATTTAAGATTTCATCAATTTCTTTTGAtagtatttacatttttaaaagctttatgcACATACCCGTATGTATAATTTTACATTGGAGGTATAAATTATATTATAAATGCCCTGGAAGGTTTTTAGTACAgccattttgtgttttgttttactttcctttcctcttctctatCTCTCTAATCTCTGCTTCCATCGACATCACTTTACCTCGACATCTTTCAAGGGTATAAATAGTTTCATATATAGCCCTCCTTTTACCCccaaaagcattttatttttaaatgtatgttcCACCAGTATTGGAGCTGCTAAATTCCTAAGAATATgcaaatgaaaatattcttttaaatattattaaacagtacatataCAATCATTGAAATTTTGGGAGAATATTAACTTGCTGGGTTTTAAATTATGAATCAGCTTTACCTAACTCATATAGACAAGCTTCTTGCCTTGAATATTCCTTTCAAGACTTTAAAAGTCATCCTTGTACAACCAATATTTTCCTTCAAAATATGATGGGAAATAAATGTTAACTCAGTGGTCAAAAAGCTAATAGCTTCAGGAGATTACTTCTCCCCAGAATTGGGCATGCATCAAATCCAGGAGATACATGGAAGGACTATAGAACACGTTTCTTCCCCTTCTGGGCCAGACAGAGTTCAACAGTTGAACTGAGCATATTATACATCAACACATATTTCCCCCAACTTTTTTTCTCAACAGAGAAGTCAGGAATGGCTGATGAAAATCATACGATGAAAAACGAGTTTATCCTCACAGGATTTATGGATCACCCAGAGCTGAAGACCTTTCTGTTTGTGGTGTTCTTTGCCATCTACCTGATCACCATGGTGGAGAATCTTGGCCTGGTGATATTGATTTCAAAAGAGCATCATCTTCGCACACCAATGTACATCTTTCTGGGCAACCTGGCTTTTGTGGACTCTTGCTGTGCCTGTGCCATTACTCCTAAGATGTTAAAAAACTTCTTTTCTGAGGACAGAATGGTTTCCCTCTATGAATGCATGACACAATTCTATTTTCTTTGCACTGTTGAAACTGCAGACTGCTTTCTCCTGGcagcaatggcctatgaccgctatgtggcaaTATGTAGTCCACTGCACTACCACACCATGATGTCGAAGAAACTCTGCATTCAGATGACCACAGGGGCCTACATAGCTGGGAATCTGCAGTCCATGATTAATGTAGGGCTTTTATTTAGGTTAGCTTTCTGTGGATCTAATCAAATCAACCACTTTTATTGTGATATTCTTCCTTTATACAGACTCTCCTGTGTTGACCCTTATGTTAATGAACTGGTACTGTTTATCTCTTCAGGATCAATTCAGATCTTCACCATAGGCAGTGTCTTAATATCTTATCTCTACATTCTTTTGactattttcaaaatgaaatccaAAGAGGGAAGAGTCAAAGCTTTTTCCACCTGTGCCTCCCACTTTCTGTCTGTCTCATTGTTCTATGGATCTCTTTTCTTTATCTACATTAGACCAAATTTGCTTAAAGAAAGAGATCAGGATATACTAGCTGCTATTTTGTTTACAACAGTAGTTCCCTTACTAAATCCTTTTATTTATAGCCTGAGAAATAAAGAAGTACTAAGTGTCTTGAGAAAAATTCTGAAGATAAAATCTCAAGAAAGTTTGAAACAAATGACAGCTACTGTGGCTTAATGATTTAAAATGAGCAAAATCTTCCAAATGAAATTATACAGAGGAAATGAATAAGTtgtacataaaattttaaaatacatcacAATGCAACCAAAATGAAGCAGCAATATATAAGGGTGAAAGATACAAGTACTAAATCTTAactggaaataacaaaaatacaaacagcaCAAAACTTTGAATTCATTCAAGAAACAATTTAGCCTATTATCAATTTCCTGCATTGTGCCATCATCAGAGATTATCAACACCAAAAGGCAACAGCAAAACTAGCAGGTACAAATATAAAGGAAAATTCATTAAACACTGATAGCCAGCCCCTCTAATAGCTtggagcatgttgttgttaggtacccagcagttggttccaagtcatacctaccctacgtacaacagaatgaaatactgctctgtccagtgccatcctcacaatctttgttatgcttgaccctaCTGTTGttgccactctgtcaatccacctcattgagggtcttttttttttcactgaccctccactttaccaagcataatgtctttctccagggactagtccctgctgATACCATggctaaagagcattctggcttcacttattccaacacagatttgttcattctggcagtccacagtttattcaatattcttcaccaacaccataattcaaaagcatcatgtCTTCTTCAGTTAAGATAAAAGGGTTTACTGCCATATGAAGTTTAAACCAATGAAATCACTTACAACTATAAGTGACAAAATTGTGGCAAGTGAATTTTAAGGAAACGGTTTTAATAGTGTTTTGGGGACATCGTTTTACTTAGAGCGGAAAGCGTCAGTGAGGAAATGAGGGTGTCAATAAAGTTAATATTATCTTTCCAAATTGAAATTCTTATTATATTGAATAATTAAACACAGAATGTAAACTTtctgagaagctagcttgttctgtaaaccttcatctaaagttcaattaaaaaaaaagaatgtcgaCTTTCAAGAGACGTTACTTTTAGAGGTTTATTTACTCcaataagtagccctggtggtgaggcTGTtaggcactcagttgctaaccaaaaggtcagtggttggtacccaccagcagctctgtcggagaaagttgtggcaatctgcttccctaaagattacactcttggaaacccaatgggtcagttctactttatcctatatggtctctatgagatgCAATTGACTCAACGGAAATGGGTTTGTTTACTCACATAGCTACATGGACAAAGATGCACAGAACAGTCAAAACTTGTGGAGGATTTGAAGAGCCTTCACTGTCAGCAAGTTAGGCTAAAGTTCTCTGTCCCACTTCCTTAGAGGTGAAGAGGGGGGTTCAACAATGGGGCACTACCTTGGGTATATTATTGTATACAGACATGACTTCATTAAGTGAAGAATAATTGTTGAACTATGGATACAGTgaatctaaaaaaatttttttttatttcaccacTGTAAAACTTGAAGTTGTGGAATGTCAGTAGAATATAAACTGTCTTAATGCAACCTGCTAAATGAACTACCATTCAATTATTCActcaacatgtatttattgagagcctactattttttttttttttttgctacgtGCAAGCCCTGCTCTAGGTGCCAGGATACATAAGTGAACAAAGTACTAGTGTTTCCATCCTCTTCAATGATAGAACATCAGCACGATTTTAATTAGTAACTTCTGGATCAAGAGGGACCCATATTAAGTTACAGAAAAATTCCCAGTTCCACCTCCTCTCTTGATACTTTGAGGTGGCTCAGTCACATCTAAATTCCTAGAAGGCAAAGGCCCAGAGGTGGACGTTACATGGAAAATCAGCATACTAAATCCTgtgtgtagtccctgggtggtacaaatagttaacgtgctaagctgctaatcagaaaggttggaggtttgagtttacacagaggcatctcagaaaagaggcccagcaatctatttccaaaaaatcagcctttgaaaactcagAGGGGCACAgttataccctgacacacatggggtcgccgtgagtcagaattgactcaatggggcAACTGTTTCTTTTTAAAGTCGTGTTTACACAAGCAATGGGAACACAAATACAATGTTTTCAACTCTCTACCTAATGAATGCAAAAAATCTAACTAACTTGTTATTTGAAACTTCCAAGGAAATCTAATCTAGCTCATTCCAATTATACTAAACTATTTCAAGATATTCTTGCTTATTTCaaatttgttgttagctgtcttcaAGTTGACCCCCTACTCATTCATAGTGGTCCCTGCGCTATCCCGGTGATGGGTTGAGAATTTGACtgttgtgttccacagggttttcattggctaatttttggaaataggttaccaagtttttcttcctagtctgctttagtCTGGACAATCCactaaaacttgttcagcatcatagcaacacacaagcctccactgacaaactcacggtggctacacatgaggtgcattggctgggaaccaaGTCCAGGTTTGCTGTATGGAAGGCAGGAATTTTACCACTTAACCAACAATATCACTCTTTCGGATTAAACCCTATCAATTTAGGATCTGCCCAACCTCACCTTCGTCCTTCCTTAGTTGCATCTAAATTTATAGATATTTGCCTGATATCATCACACTGGGGGCAGAAGTCATGTTCTATATTGAACTCTGTCCATGCTGCCATCTTCTGACACGTCCAGTTCTCTCTGATCCTCTGGTTATCTCTTCAAGTCACCATCAGTTTCAATATCTACATCCATGTCTAGCACCCAGTCTACAGTGATCCTAAGAGTAaggacaagaaatcaaataatttctGATAAATAAGTAATTATCGATAATAATGTCTTATCTATGTAGGATATCATGAAAAGTATTCACTGAACTAGCCAAGCCaaagaaaccaaatccattgctgttgagtcgattccgactcatacagaccctataaaaataggacaaagcagatttgccccatatggtttccaaggagcaactggtagacttgcactgccaacattttggttagcagctgagctcttaaccactgcaccaccagggacagcAACATGTCATTGAACTAAGGGTCTTACtaatttcccttgttttcattgtcagctctaactcatggccaccccatgtgtgcaaagtagaaccactccatagatttttcagggctgtgacatAAAGAACAAGAAGCCAAAAGAATTTACTCAGAAATTTgcagagagagagcaagcaagtagacctaactctaaaactggttgccatcaagttgattctgactcatggcaaccccacgtttgtcagagtagaactgtgatccacagggttttccatggctggtttttttaaagtagaacaccaagcttttcttccaagacaccgcAGGGTagattccaacctccaacctttcaattagcagccaaacgtgttaATTGCTTGCAACATCTAAAGACTTCTTCTTATACCCAGAATCTCACTAAACTCCATCACGAGCCAGTCCATAACCTTCTGGCCCTTAGCCCTGGCTCACAGTCTCAGTAGGTACTTCAGTTTTTGCCTCTCACAACACTAATTAGAGGTGCCCAAATCCAGTTTAAAAGCCAGACAAGGAATGAAAACTATACCATGTTCTCCCCTTCATGTGAAACCCATCTCTCTCAAAACTAATTATCATGGGTTGGATTCCCTAGGAAACAGACTCTGAGATGAAGTTTACTATACAGAACATTTATTATGGGAGGTACGTGGGATGAACTCTTATGgaacagaaaggaaagaaggattgAGCAGAGGGTGAAATCAAGCGCCATACAGGACCCGCTTGGCACCCTGGTCCCACCCCACAAGAGCCCTAGAGGTAGAAGTGATCCAGAGTTGTGATGACAAAACAAgcaaaggggggggggaagaaacTCTAAAAAAGGGGAGCTATATcaggtaacaaaagaaaactccaaaAAGTTATAATTCATACtatcagagaaataaaaaaagatattgcATCCAAAATACAAGAACAGAAGCTATAAATACAAACATTGAGAGTAgaaaaagattttgaaaatttaaattagaccaaaaaaaaaaaaaaaaaactcgttagAAGAAAAAGTTGACCTAATAGtttggaaagaataaaaaaattgaaaattaaagaaaaagacaagaaagttaTATTCAGGAACTCCAAAATTCAAATAATAAGACTTTCAGAGAGAAAAAGTTGAgaatatggagaggaaaaaatcatcaaagaagtgatacaaaaatattttccacCTTGAAATATCCTTACCACGCCAACAGGGCTTATCAAATGCAcgaagaatggaaaaacaatggaaggaaggaaggaagggaggaaggaagagaagcagggaggaagggagaaaggaagcgGAGAAGGAGAGATCCAcacaaggacaaagaaaaaaatcctaaaatctTCCATGgagaggacattaaaaaaaaaaaaatctcacacaAAAAAGGATTAGGAAATCAGAATGACGTCAGAGTCAGCTAAAAGACAAAGGAGTTTCTTTAAAATTATGAGAACTATTCCCAACATAAAATTCTACACACTGTCAAGCTATTGATAAAGCTTAAGAACATAAAAAGTATTTTTAGAcaggaaagcactcaaaaggaaaaagaagtgggTCCTGGAATGAGAGACTACAGCACAGGAGAGCTGTCAGGGGGCCCTCCAGGACAGTTATAAGTGAAATTTCAGGACAAATGAGCGCATAACTGAGGTTGAAGCAGATCAACCGAGGGCTGAAGAGAGGTGTCCCAATTTAAATATGTAATCTGATGCATTTACTATTCTGAGGAAAGATCTATAATTCTGGCAAACAATTTGGGATCAAAATGGTGAAAaataagcaaatggaaaaaaagcaTGTATTAacctaaggagaaaaaaaatcaataaaaaaaggaaatggtaATACCTTATATGGCTCAGCTATgaacaataaatacatatttatatgaacAGAAATATTGAGTACCGATTTCATGAAAAGTGTCATATAACTCCACTGAGagtagaagtgaagaaaaaaggtGTATCTTGAGCATGTACGTGGCATAGTGAGAGAGCTACACACTCCTTTTATGTGGGAGGCATTTAAAAGAAATATCTGTAACTGGGAAAAAAACTATGAAATAACAGTACAtgcatattattttaaaagacgAAAGTAAGTCCAGAAGAAACATTTAAAAGAGTTAAAGGTGTTTGAGGGGTAGGGAGGGCAGAAATTGGGGTGAGGGTGTGTATGCTATTTTTCATTTGAAGCCTTGTAAAATTATCAGACTTCTAAATTACTTTGATAAAAACataaaagttaaatttaaaacCATTGGTGATTGTATGCTCTGTTAGACTAAGCTTGAATATTTTGCTCTTCTCTGCTGCAATGTTTATGGTAGAAAGCTAAGCATTTTTGAGGAAGAACATATCAGTTCTAAACACTAGAAACCCCAATCTTCTTTTCTCCTCTATGTCCAGCAAAAATAATGAGACACCTGGAGAAAAGAATACTATTACAAGACGTGACAAGAGGATATGTACACCATATGCCAAGGCAGGgcctaaaaaaaaagataaatgactGCACACAAGGAATAAGAGTATTGTTGGTAAAAGGTAGGAAATTAGGCTTCACGGAAAGATAGAAGGTAGGACTTTATCATGCCCATCCTTAAAAACACCAGAGCAAGCCTAGGCTGGAGGCAGACCAGGCCTGATCCAGCCACAGGTCCTAAAAGATATCTGCAACTACAGGGCATGCTGGGTCCCTGTGGAGAAAATGTCATTATTCTTCCACATGACTTATGATCCAATTATCTGTTGTTCCATGGCCCCAAAACAACCACTGTATCTCTCATGATTTTGGGAGTTCACTGTGCTCATCTAGTCTTTTCTCCCTAGGGATATCTCATCCAGTTGCAATCAGGTGGTGGAGTAATCTCAAAGGCTTCTTTGTGTCCATGACTGCCAGCTAATGGTGGCTTCCAGACAGAATCTCATCTGGGTCAAAGGGCAGCCTTTCCTTGTGGTCTGAGTTTCCTTACAGCATGCCTACTGTGTTCCAAGAGTGAATACCCCAAGGGAGCAAGGCAGAAGTGTGTGGCATTTTAATGGCATAGTATTGGAAGTCACATAACAGTGCTTCTGCCACACTCTATTGGTTGAGGCAGTCACAATGTTTCTAGGAGAGGGGACAAAGATCCACTGCTTGATGGAAGAGTGTCAACATCACACTGTAATAAGAGCATGTGGGATGAGATGCATCACATTGACAGTATTTGGTTAATAAAGTCTGTCACAACTTAAAAAAGTTTAGGAAGACTTGAGAAGGATACGGATGAGAGTGCATCAAGGGATAGAATAAgaggaaaaatatttgtaaaacaaaaattaaaacagtgAACTCTGA
Protein-coding regions in this window:
- the LOC126061376 gene encoding olfactory receptor 5K1-like is translated as MADENHTMKNEFILTGFMDHPELKTFLFVVFFAIYLITMVENLGLVILISKEHHLRTPMYIFLGNLAFVDSCCACAITPKMLKNFFSEDRMVSLYECMTQFYFLCTVETADCFLLAAMAYDRYVAICSPLHYHTMMSKKLCIQMTTGAYIAGNLQSMINVGLLFRLAFCGSNQINHFYCDILPLYRLSCVDPYVNELVLFISSGSIQIFTIGSVLISYLYILLTIFKMKSKEGRVKAFSTCASHFLSVSLFYGSLFFIYIRPNLLKERDQDILAAILFTTVVPLLNPFIYSLRNKEVLSVLRKILKIKSQESLKQMTATVA